The Macaca nemestrina isolate mMacNem1 chromosome 6, mMacNem.hap1, whole genome shotgun sequence genome window below encodes:
- the LOC105473022 gene encoding large ribosomal subunit protein eL27-like produces MGKFMKPGKVVLVLAGRYSGCKAVTVKSNDDGTSDRPYSHALVAGIDRYPHKVTAAMGKKKIVKRSKIKSFVKVYNYNHLMPTRYSEDIPLDKTVVNKDVCRDPAVKRKARREAKVKFEEI; encoded by the coding sequence ATGGGCAAATTTATGAAACCTGGAAAGGTGGTGCTTGTCCTAGCTGGACGCTACTCTGGATGCAAAGCTGTCACTGTGAAGAGCAATGATGATGGCACCTCAGATCGCCCCTACAGCCATGCTCTGGTGGCTGGGATTGACCGCTATCCCCACAAAGTGACAGCTGCCATGGGCAAGAAGAAGATTGTCAAGAGGTCAAAGATCAAGTCTTTTGTGAAAGTTTATAACTACAATCACCTAATGCCCACAAGGTACTCTGAGGATATCCCCTTAGACAAAACAGTCGTCAATAAGGATGTCTGCAGAGACCCTGCTGTTAAACGCAAGGCCCGACGAGAGGCCAAGGTCAAGTTTGAAGAGATATGA